The DNA region actaagccaaaccaatttgaattaattttaatttttttaaaaattttaatttaattattttttataaaaatcaaaccaaataaaaatataatcccCAAAAATATAACATTACAAATCCAGAATCGGATTGGATTGTAACCGGCGTGACGGTATTATGTGAGCAAAACCAACGTaccaaaccaaacaaataataataaaaaaagttattcatGAGATCATCAGATAATAGCATATTTGTTATTGCGGtgaaaataatgtttgtttaaaatttatttttttaatatttttaaattgttttaatattaaaaataaatttaaaaaataaaaaaatattattttaatatatctttaaaaccTAACATCTATCCCACGTagtttatagataaaaaatattcctctcataataattttgagatttatttgaataataataagaagaacaaGTACCACTAGTtgtgttttctttcttcatcgCTGAGCTCCACTAAAATACAAGACCCACACCCAgactcagagagagagagagagagagagagagagagagctccgTAAGGTTTCCAATGGAGGCAGGAACTGGAATTCACCGTTCTTCTAATCCATCTCAAGTCAGGCCTCCCCCCCCTCTCTTATTCATTTTctctattattttctttaattttgtctatttttttttcatatatatatatatatatatatatatatgcatgctcATTTTCGGAGTTGATGAATTCGATTCTTGTTGGATtgattttatatgtgtttcacAAGTTTTGATCAATCATTATCGGAAACGAAAAGAGAGCAATGGGAAgtgattttacaattttattgcAGTTTTTAGATGAATGAATTCACTGATTCTTGACTTCAATAAATCAAACAGCTTCATTAAGATTGTTTTCATATGACTTCTTTCTTACAGTATAATATGTTGTGTTATCTGTAATAAGTTAAaccaaataattatttcaactagttagttttagtaatttttttttttaaagttagtgAACTTGTTGTGTGTCTTGTTGGCCGCCTgagtagttttgttttttattttattttattcatgttgGTGATGTTAGCTTCGTTTTTCAATATGATTTATAACTCTTGGCCATAGcgaaaatgattttttcactAACAAAGTCaatgattgattcttttttccttcctgATGTGACATTTTAATCTTTGTCAATCCAAAGCATTATCTGAATGGTTGTGTTTGGATGGTTGCTGTTGTGTGCATCTGTTTTAAGCTATATGCTGAATGATAAGAACCCAAGTGATAGAGGTCGAGTTCTTCATAGCATCATGGTCAtcaataaacatttattttaaattttcatgtatAAAGAAACAATTCCTTTTTGACAATAATTTGGGCATAAATAGCTCAAATCAATGGCAAGTCAGGTCTGTACCATGATGGAATAAGTTGAAAACATAGAGATTACTCACTAGAAATAAAAAGTTtgattcaatttactttttatttcctAATCGTATTGTGCTGCTCATGCTTCTCACAAGTCTTGTTGCCTCTCTGTAGTTCTCAATTCAGGCTTGCTGTAATTCTTGGTGTCAGAAGTAAACAAAGCAGgagcttttttgttttaatgagcTAAAATGCCAATAGTTTCCTTGAACCATAACTTTACTTGTGTGTGATTTTGCAGTTTTCATGGTTAATTCTCTCCAGGAATCTACTATTGGCATATCAAAGCTTTGGGGTAGTGTATGGAGACCTGAGTACTTCACCTCTTTACGTTTACACAAACACATTTGCTGGGAAGATGCGGAAACATCAGACCGAGGAAGTAATTTTCGGTGCATTTTCCTTGATTTTCTGGACCTTTACATTGATACCTTTGATCAAGTATATCTGTATCCTATTGAGCGCAGATGATAATGGTGAAGGTGAGACAAAACTTCTCtttcaaatgtttttctcaCATGATTTCTAATTCCACGCTCTCTTTCTGATACACTTTAATTTATGTCAGGCGGCACATTTGCTCTTTACTCGTTGCTTTGCAGGCATGCAAAGTTTAGCTTACTTCCCAATCAACAAGCAGCCGATGAGGAGCTCTCAGCCTACAAATATGGCCCCTCAACACAGGCTATTGCCTCCTCTCCATTGAAGAGATTTTTGGAGAAGCACAGAAGGCTTCGGACTGCGCTGCTAGTTGTTGTCTTGTTTGGTGCTTGCATGGTCATAGGTGATGGTGTGCTTACTCCAGCAATATCTGGTAATGCATTACTATGAGTTATCAATAATTATGTATTTCCCAAACTGCATGAGTGTCTTATCCTTGTCAACTTTTGCGCATTGGAGGTGCTGTAAGAAATTCTTTTGCTTCCATCTTTTGCTGAGTCTTCTATTTTTCAAGGCATGTACAAGCAAGGAAGATCATTTATAGATCTCGCATTTACAATATACTTGgtttgtaaattaatttaatgagcCAGTTTTACAAACTAGAATAAGGAAGACCATTTATAGACCATGTcttcaattgattttattattctgGCATGCATCATCTCATTAGCAACTGTCATTGATGCTGATGACAGTAGGGGTTTTTAATTCCTGCATTCTAAATAACTTATGTtttactttccttttctttttatggcttTTCAAATCTTCTGCCTGATTCACTACTTCACCCTGCAGAAACTTCTTACATAGACTTAGCAACATGAACAGTTCTTTTCCCCACCTCAATACTTCGTCCCTGGATTAAATGTATAAATCGAATTTGTTTTGTGCTTGCAGTTTTGTCAGCGGTATCTGGGCTACAAGTTGCTGACAATAAACTGACTAAGGGTAATTTGGTTATTCTTACCAACCTGTCCTCACAAATTTCTATTATGATGCTTATTAATGCTTCAATATTTCTTTACACCTTACAGCTTCGTAATACTCAGTTTTGACAAAGCATGCTTGCTATTCTTGGTAGGTGAACTTGTCTTGCTTGCCTGTGTCATTTTGGTTGGCCTCTTTGCTCTGCAGCATTGCGGCACTCATAAGGTAGCCTTTATGTTTGCACCAATTGTAATCATCTGGTTGGTGTCAATTCTCTGCATTGGACTGTACAACATTATACACTGGAACCCAAAGATTGTTCATGCTTTGTCGCCTCATTACATTATAAAGTTCTTCAGCCAGACGGGTAAAGATGGTTGGATTTCACTTGGAGGGGTTCTTCTTTCCATAACAGGTATGTTGGATCAGGAAATTGATCTTGCATGATTTTCCACTGGCTTGTTGCATGTGATTGTCACTCTTCATTGGGAGTTTGGTTGATTTAAAGTTGTAGTTTGGTCAGAAACTATTCAGTGCTCCGAATGCAATAAGTGATTCAGTTTTGTACATTGCGAATAGTGCACTAATTACCAACAATTTTTCTGGGTTTCACCAGGCACTGAAGCAATGTTTGCTGATCTTGGTCATTTCACTGCCTTATCTATCAGGGTGAGTGTAAACTGGAACTGTGTTATTTGTCACAAAGGTACTCCTTATAATTGTATTTCCAATTGATAAATTTAATGATGCTCTTGCCCGTGCAGCTTGCTTTTGCATTGGCTATTTACCCTTGTTTGGTTGTACAATACATGGGTCAGGCTGCATTTCTATCTAAAAATCTCAACTCCATGTCAAACAGTTTCTATGACTCGATACCTGGTATTCAATGTGACTTTAAGTAACAATTGTTCCTGAATTTTGTATCCTATTAGAGTTGGTTTAATTTGTTGCCTAATTGCATATTGCAGATCGTGTATTTTGGCCTGTATGTGTTATTGCCACCCTTGCTGCTATTGTTGGAAGTCAGGCTGTTATCACCGCCACTTTCTCTATTGTTAAGCAATGCCATGCCCTTGGGTGTTTTCCACGAGTTAAAGTTGTTCACACCTCGAATCACATATATGGGCAGATCTACATCCCAGAAATAAACTGGATCCTCATGGTCCTTACTCTTGCTGTAACTGTTGGATTTCGAGATACAACTTTCATTGGAAATGCTTATGGTAAGTCATTCCTCTCCCTCTGTCATGCTATGTCATTGTTTTCCTCAATTATCTGATGGTTAGGTTACAAAAGTGCTTTGTTGATGCAATTGTGCCTGCTATTATAGCTATATTTTGAGCATTCAAGACAGATAAGATTTGCAGTTCAGCTGTGGAATTTCAAACATTTTATTGCTATATGTGAACCATTTAGGAGTTCAGCTGCACAAATTAGCTAGAAGTTCTCTCTTCACTGCTTGCTGCCTCTTAATTTCGCTGCCTGGTGATTCCATTCTAAACTTTTTAGTTAATGTACGCCAATTTTCCTGGGGTGTCATATTGGGGCCCAAAGTTGCTGCACAAGTCTCCCTGCAGGGTTAGCAACAGAGGGATGGCTGATGTTCTTTCCGCCCCTTTCCATACTTTTATTAGGCCTATGAGTATCATTTTTTTGGGCGCACGAGTATCGTAGTGGAATATCATAgtgattttttgtgtttgtgtgttGGTTCCCAGGACTTGCCTGCATGACAGTCATGTTTATCACAACATTTCTCATGGCACTGGTCATAATCTTCGTTTGGCAGAAGAGTGTCATTCTGGCTGCATGtttccttttattcttttgGTTCATTGAGGGTGTCTACTTGTCAGCAGCCCTCATGAAAGTGCCGCAGGGAGGATGGGCTCCTCTTGTGTTGTCAGCCATTTTTATGCTTATTATGTACATTTGGCATTATGGAACTCGCAAGAAGTACAACTTTGATCTGCACAACAAAGTTTCGTTAAAATGGCTACTTGGATTGGGCCCCAGCCTTGGCATTGTCCGTGTGCCGGGGATAGGTCTCATATACTCCGAGTTGGCTACTGGAGTTCCTGCAATCTTCTCTCACTTTGTAACAAATCTCCCTGCATTTCATAAGGTGTTAGTTTTTGTTTGTGTAAAATCAGTCCCTGTTCCGTATGTTTCCCCTGAAGAACGCTTCCTCATTGGCCGAGTATGCCCAAGACCATATCGCATGTATAGGTGCATTGTGAGGTATGGCTACAAGGACATCCAGCGGGATGATGGCAACTTTGAGAACAAGCTTATACAGAGCATAGCAGAGTTCATTCAGATGGAAGCTGTTGAACCACAATTCTCTTCATCCGAGAGTCCATCCCTTGATGGCAGGATGGCTGTTATGAGCATCAACCCTGTCCAATCTAGCTTGAGTTtaatggtatcagagcaagaAATTCTTAGCATTGACGAGTCTATCCAAAGTAGCAGATCTTTAACCCTCCAGAGTTTGCGATCTGCTTATGATGACGAGAATCCCCAGATCAGAAGGCGCCACGTGAGGTTTCAGCTGCCACCGAATCCTGGGATGGATCCTTCAGTTAGGGAAGAGCTGATGGATTTGATCCAGGCAAAGGAAGCGGGGGTAGCCTATATAATGGGGCATTCATACGTGAAGGCTAGGAGAACATCCTCATTCCTTAAAAAACTAGCTATTGACATTGGCTACTCATTTCTTCGGAAGAATTGCAGGGGCCCTGCCGTGGCGCTGAACATTCCTCACATCAGCCTCATTGAAGTTGGCATGATATACTATGTGTAATCATTCCGACGTTACCGTCCATCTGACCCCAGGTGGCCATATTTGAACGGCTGGACACAGAGGAGGCTCATGCCTGGCCATGGTCGTGGAACATGCAACGTTGAAGGATATGTAtgggttaggtttttttatggCAGGTTTTCCATGAAACAGCTTTCCCTCTTTGTACAGATAAACCTTCAGCAGGCTCTTCATCTGATAAATTACTAGGGCTTTTCTATGAGCAAGAAATAATGTGCAAGGCATCGAGGAATATATTGCTTAAAATCTTATTAACAGAGAACATTCTTGTGCAAGAGGGGAGAATTGATTGTTGTTCGTGCCAGGGGTCCGTGGGTATTATAGCTGGATAGAAACTACCTAACCTCGTCTCCGGTCATTTAATTGAGAAGGATCCATTTGAGAAAAAGGTGGATAGATGGTGAGCCCATTCCATAATTTCGGTGCTTATAAACATTTGGGAAATTTCGGTGCTTATAAACATTTGGAACGCGGTTgaaactatgtttttaaaaaattaaaattatttttttgttaaaatttaatattgtttgtattttttgaatcattttgatatattatattaaaaataattttttaaaaataaaaaatattattaatatgtattttgatataaaaaattatttgaaaaaacaatcgcTATTAACACTGTACTAAATACACTTATagactcaataaaaaaacttttttttcgttttaaaaatactcttttccttttctaactACTTCATTTCATCCGTCCctccattatttttaaattttaatttttaaattaaaaaaatgttattttttatagtttttatatagaaatatattaaaatatatatatatatatatattaacattttaaaatgatttgaaaatatgattttttttattaaaaatacttaaatgcTTGGGACCAAGTGGTAATTAATTCCAATGGATTAAAAATTGACACGTCACATTAGTTAATATCTCTGGCAAGAAACTTGAACATCATCCAAATTTggacaaacaaaaatcaaacataagAAGCAGAGGACGAAAACGTTTTTGACGTTGTCTTCAGTTAAACCTCTCCAAAACCTCTCAGGTCATTATTAGTTATCCTCTTgttggaaaataatataataattaaagagtCCCATTTCCATTTATGAaccgcctcctcctcctcctcctcccccgCTCTTATCCTCGTCCAATGACTTCTCTAGACATATCCACACCTCTTATCTTCAAACTCAACTCCTCCACTAAGCTGAGGAGACTTTTCTCTGTGAAATTACGTTATCGCCACAACCACAAACCATCATTTTCCCTCACCAATGCCGTCCACACCCAAACAGCAGTTCCCTTTTCCAGCCGTACAGCCACCCCGAAGTACAAGATTGAGACGGAGCAGGACCCCATCTCCATCCTCAACGAGAGAATTCGCCGGCAACACCATGGAAAGAGAGAGGGCTCAAAGCCCATAATGGATTCTGAAGAGGCTGGTAAGTACATACAGATGGTGAAAGAGCAGCAGCAGAGGGGATTGCAGAAGTTGAAAGGCGATAGGGTGGCAAAAGAAGGGGATGTTTTTAGTTACAAGGTGGATCCTTATACACTTCGTTCTGGGGATTATGTTGTGCATAAGAAGGTGGGAATTGGGAGATTTTTTGGGATTAAGTTTGATGTGCCAAAGGGTTCTTCAGAGGCTATTGAATACGTGTTCATTGAATATGCTGATGGGATGGCTAAGCTTCCTGTTAAGCAGGCTTCTCGTATGCTTTATCGATACAATCTGTAGGTTTTTTCTTCCCCTCCTTTTTGAACTGATTTTACACGTGCAGcttcttatttgttttaatgCGTGATGAATTTTATAGGTTGCTTGTTTTATCCAATCTGgttggattttttaaattattagttaaCTTCATTGGTATATTCAGTTGCTAAAGCAGTCAGTATGAATTCTTTACTTCACATGCAAAGGCCTTGTCATAATTTTTTGTCCATGTCCTTGTCCTTCCAGCCCGAACGAAACGAAAAGGCCTCGGACATTGAGCAAATTGAGCGATACTGGTGCATGGGAAAGGAGAAAGACAAAGGGAAAGGTTGCAATACAGAAAATGGTGGTTGACTTAATGGAGCTGTATTTACATAGACTAAAACAAAGAAGACCTCCCTACCCAAAGACTCCTTTCATGGCTGAATTTGCTGCTCAATTTCCTTATGAGCCCACACCAGACCAGAAGCTGGTAGCTATACAATCTTGCAAATATTTACTTAActgcattttttaattttgtaagcGAGGTTTCTTAGGTATCCTCGTTCATGATAGTGAAATGTTTATATTCTTAGATAGCATAAGACAATCCTATTCAGTTTTTAATCATTGTTGAGATTATGTTTGCATTTACatctatttttcatttgtttggaGGGGATAGGAAGCCTTAGCTGTAGCTTCCACAGAATTCAACACCTTCGTTTCCCTTTTCTCAGATTCAACATTCATTATCTCATAACAGATGGCACAACAAACTTCACTAGTTTATCTAAACAAGTGTTATCCTTTTctgtttcctttccttttcctgtGCTCACAAATTGGATTCTCATTCCAGGCTTTTATTGACGTTGAGAGGGATTTGAATCAGAGAGAAACTCCAATGGACCGATTAATCTGTGGAGATGTTGGGTTTGGTAAAACAGAAGTTGCTTTACGTGCTATCTTTTGCATTGTTTCAGCAGGAAAGCAAGCAATGGTTTTAGCACCAACAATTGTTCTGGCCAAACAACATTTTGATGTTATTTCAGAACGCTTTTCCAAGTATTCTCATATCAAGGTTGCACTTCTGAGTCGGTTTCAGGTACATGATCTATCCTTTTTAGTCAATTCAGTGTATCTCAGGAGTTGGCTCATATTCATATTTGTGTTTATATCTTGCACACAAAGAGttagcatgaagaaaaatctagACAAGATTTCTCTTGAAATAGTGTTTGTTGGTTCATTATGAAGCTCTAACAACCATTTCTGGAGCCAGGCATGCACTGCATTGTCAGTTATATGCTCTTTTAATTAACAATTACTACTTTGGTTTTAAGAATGTCAGACCTGTGACTGCATGCAGAGTAAAGCAGAGAAAGAGATGTATTTGAACATGATTGAACATGGTCATTTGGACATTATCGTGGGCACTCATTCACTTCTTGGAAATCGTGTTGTGTATAACAACCTAGGCCTTCTTGTAGTTGATGAAGAACAGGTTTGCCTCCTAAGCATATTTCTGTTATGTGCAATGATCTTTGCCTTGTTGATCTACATTACTacatccttttaaaaaaataataagagaaaaggtAAAGGTAACTTTTCTGTCaatgatgatttttctatttggaagaaaaacaaagaaatttggCTGTGTGGCTGTCTTGGCCATCTAATcactttaaaataatcaaagaaaTTTCTTTACGTTTAGCTCCTTATATGTGTTTTACACACATACAGAAATTTGAAATTGGTCATATGGATGTGTCAAAATGTGATGTATGCGAGACTAGGTTCAAATTGCATCAGGTTTAAAACATAACTACCATACCGACTGTTGTATTTGATCTCTTATCTAATATAAATCCTGCATTGTCAATTTTCATGCTTTTGGGTGTCAATAGACATTCAGGCTTTATATCtctttaaatttaatgttttactTTATATG from Populus alba chromosome 14, ASM523922v2, whole genome shotgun sequence includes:
- the LOC118041792 gene encoding potassium transporter 4; the protein is MEAGTGIHRSSNPSQFSWLILSRNLLLAYQSFGVVYGDLSTSPLYVYTNTFAGKMRKHQTEEVIFGAFSLIFWTFTLIPLIKYICILLSADDNGEGGTFALYSLLCRHAKFSLLPNQQAADEELSAYKYGPSTQAIASSPLKRFLEKHRRLRTALLVVVLFGACMVIGDGVLTPAISVLSAVSGLQVADNKLTKGELVLLACVILVGLFALQHCGTHKVAFMFAPIVIIWLVSILCIGLYNIIHWNPKIVHALSPHYIIKFFSQTGKDGWISLGGVLLSITGTEAMFADLGHFTALSIRLAFALAIYPCLVVQYMGQAAFLSKNLNSMSNSFYDSIPDRVFWPVCVIATLAAIVGSQAVITATFSIVKQCHALGCFPRVKVVHTSNHIYGQIYIPEINWILMVLTLAVTVGFRDTTFIGNAYGLACMTVMFITTFLMALVIIFVWQKSVILAACFLLFFWFIEGVYLSAALMKVPQGGWAPLVLSAIFMLIMYIWHYGTRKKYNFDLHNKVSLKWLLGLGPSLGIVRVPGIGLIYSELATGVPAIFSHFVTNLPAFHKVLVFVCVKSVPVPYVSPEERFLIGRVCPRPYRMYRCIVRYGYKDIQRDDGNFENKLIQSIAEFIQMEAVEPQFSSSESPSLDGRMAVMSINPVQSSLSLMVSEQEILSIDESIQSSRSLTLQSLRSAYDDENPQIRRRHVRFQLPPNPGMDPSVREELMDLIQAKEAGVAYIMGHSYVKARRTSSFLKKLAIDIGYSFLRKNCRGPAVALNIPHISLIEVGMIYYV